A portion of the Myxococcus stipitatus genome contains these proteins:
- a CDS encoding glycoside hydrolase family 15 protein: MRRICDYALVGDCHSAALVGRDGSIDWACFPRFDAPAVFCRILDVNRGGSFRVAPEGPFTSSRAYLEDSNVLATTFTTPRGVLEVVDCMPVFRGGASGTHVGTRHALLRRVRCLSGEVHALVEVAPRFEYGAFAPRIRQTSWRTVEVVGGADALWVSSSRALAQAENAAHARWPLRAGEEAWVEVAWTPSFVERSAADAPDLVDFRQRLDDTLAFWRAWIARCAYTGEHAREVRRSALTLKALTYAPTGALVAAPTTSLPEEPGGSRNWDYRFTWLRDASLTLISLLVLGYRDEADAFRHWLRRTSAGRAEDVQIMYGIEGHRLLPEVELTHLEGHGGARPVRIGNGAVKQLQLDVPGELLEATWLYARAGGPVTPSNWAFLSGLVEEVCRDWRSPDQGLWEIRDEPRHFVHSKLYCWVALDRALRLAGSLGLPAPLERWAREREALRRYLLECAADGWFPQARGSTSADASTLLIPAVGFLPVAHPLVRRTVEEVRARLGADGLLYRYHAPDGLAGGEGAFLLCSFWLVDVLVHDGRRDEAEALLSRLLSLANDVGLYAEEAIPHSGEALGNFPQAFTHMALVSSCAQLSAVRAVSAPVSAEQPRDFAEFALEHLLSRRSWREPLTPGVPASVEQLVRE; the protein is encoded by the coding sequence ATGCGACGCATCTGCGACTACGCGCTCGTGGGGGACTGCCACTCCGCGGCGCTGGTGGGACGCGACGGCTCCATCGACTGGGCCTGCTTCCCCCGCTTCGATGCCCCCGCCGTGTTCTGTCGCATCCTGGACGTGAACCGGGGCGGGAGCTTCCGCGTGGCGCCCGAGGGGCCCTTCACCTCCTCGCGCGCCTACCTCGAGGACAGCAACGTGCTGGCGACCACCTTCACCACGCCCCGGGGCGTGCTGGAGGTGGTGGACTGCATGCCGGTGTTCCGTGGGGGCGCGTCAGGGACGCACGTGGGGACGCGCCATGCGCTGCTGCGCCGGGTGCGCTGTCTGTCCGGAGAGGTCCACGCCCTCGTGGAGGTGGCGCCGCGCTTCGAGTACGGCGCCTTCGCGCCGCGCATCCGCCAGACGTCCTGGCGCACGGTGGAGGTCGTGGGGGGCGCGGACGCGCTCTGGGTGTCCTCCTCGCGCGCGCTCGCCCAGGCGGAGAACGCCGCGCACGCGCGGTGGCCGCTTCGCGCGGGGGAGGAGGCCTGGGTCGAGGTCGCCTGGACGCCGTCGTTCGTGGAGCGCTCGGCCGCGGACGCGCCGGACCTCGTCGACTTCCGCCAGCGGCTGGACGACACGCTCGCCTTCTGGCGCGCCTGGATTGCCCGCTGCGCGTACACGGGGGAGCACGCGCGGGAGGTCCGTCGCTCGGCGCTGACGCTCAAGGCGCTGACGTACGCGCCCACCGGCGCGCTGGTGGCCGCGCCCACCACCTCGCTGCCGGAGGAGCCGGGCGGCTCGCGCAACTGGGACTACCGCTTCACGTGGCTGCGCGACGCCTCGCTCACGCTCATCTCCCTGCTGGTGCTCGGCTACCGCGACGAGGCGGACGCCTTCCGTCACTGGCTGCGTCGCACCAGCGCGGGCCGCGCGGAGGACGTCCAGATCATGTACGGCATCGAGGGCCATCGCCTGCTGCCCGAGGTGGAGCTGACGCACCTGGAGGGCCACGGCGGGGCGCGGCCGGTGCGCATCGGCAATGGGGCGGTGAAGCAGCTCCAGCTCGACGTGCCCGGCGAGCTGCTGGAGGCGACGTGGCTGTACGCGCGCGCGGGCGGCCCGGTGACGCCCAGCAACTGGGCCTTCCTCTCCGGCCTGGTGGAGGAGGTGTGTCGGGACTGGCGGTCGCCGGACCAGGGGCTGTGGGAGATTCGCGACGAGCCCCGCCACTTCGTGCACTCGAAGCTCTACTGCTGGGTGGCGCTGGACCGGGCGCTGCGGCTGGCGGGCTCGCTCGGGCTGCCCGCGCCGCTGGAGCGCTGGGCGCGCGAGCGCGAGGCGCTGCGGCGCTACCTGCTGGAGTGCGCGGCGGACGGGTGGTTCCCGCAGGCGCGCGGCTCGACTTCGGCGGACGCCTCCACGCTGCTGATTCCCGCGGTGGGGTTCCTGCCCGTGGCCCATCCCCTGGTGCGGCGCACGGTGGAGGAGGTCCGCGCGAGGCTGGGGGCGGACGGGCTCTTGTATCGCTACCACGCGCCGGACGGGCTCGCGGGAGGCGAGGGCGCGTTCCTCCTGTGCTCGTTCTGGCTGGTGGACGTGCTCGTCCACGACGGCCGGCGCGACGAGGCGGAGGCGCTGTTGTCGAGGCTGCTCTCGCTGGCCAACGACGTGGGGCTGTACGCGGAGGAGGCCATCCCCCACTCGGGCGAGGCGCTGGGCAACTTCCCCCAGGCCTTCACGCACATGGCGCTGGTGTCCTCGTGCGCGCAGCTGTCCGCCGTGCGCGCCGTGTCGGCCCCGGTGTCCGCGGAGCAGCCTCGCGACTTCGCGGAGTTCGCGCTGGAGCACCTGCTCTCCCGGCGCTCGTGGCGCGAGCCGTTGACGCCAGGGGTGCCCGCGTCGGTGGAGCAGCTGGTGCGCGAGTGA